The Oharaeibacter diazotrophicus genomic interval ATCCCGAAAACCAGGCCCGCGGACACTCCGCCGACCACGTTTCTCCTTCTTCTCTCATCCAACTTGTCAAAGAACGGAAGGCCGAGGCCTTCGAAGCTCGTCAGCGGCTCGCCACCGCTTCGGTGCGCTTCACTTAAGGTATCGACGAAGCGTCGTCAACCCCCTTCGTGAAGAACCGGCGAAGATTTCGTCGTCGCCGTTGACCGAACTTATAAGAACCGAACCAGACGAGGTCAAGGTCTTTTTTCATTCGATCGCCGAGATTTTCTTTCGATCATCTCAGCTCGACCCGGCCGTCACACTGACGTCACGCATCGGAGGCGGTCACATAAGGGCTTTACGCTAGCGCGTCAACCCCTTTTTGCGACCGCTCTGTACGGCTTCGGCGTCAGGCCGGAAAGAACGGCGGAAACTCCGCCACGTGGTCCCCGCGCATGCCGCGTTTCGCGGCCGGGAACCGTCGCCACGCTCCTGGGAGGCGGCGCCACACCGGCGAACCGGCGTGGGAGCGGTCACTTAAGGGGCGGCGCCCGACCTGTCAACCCCGCTCGCACCGGCCGATCGCCTCCGAGCCGCCGTCCCGGCCGGTGCCGGCGGCAGAAAAAATCACCGCGCCCGTGGAACCGAGCGCCACGGCCGGTGTTCTACCGATTGTCGTGCGGGTCGCCGGCGGTCGTTGAAACGCCCCCCACCCGCGGCTTCCGGCCCCGCACGACAACGCTCCCCTCCCCCGTCGCCGATCCCCGCCCACCGCACGAGCGGGCGTGGCGTCTTATCGGATTGACGCCGCCGCGCCCGCCGTCCATGCCCGCGCCGATCCGGCCCTCGCGGGGCCGCGGCGGAGACGTTGCCATGGACGAGAAGGACCTGTCCCATTTCGCGGAGCGCGCGGCACGCTGGGGCGCCGACTACCGGGCCGGCCTCGGCGAGCGTCCGGTGCGGCCGCCGCTGGAGCCGGGCGCCGTCGCCCGCCAAGTGGCACCGGTGCCACCGGAGACCGGCGAGGCGATGGAGACCATCCTCGCCGACTTCGAGCGCGTGATCGTGCCGGGCATGACCCATTGGCAGCACCCGCGCTTCTTCGCCTACTTTCCGGCCAATGCCGCGCCGGCTTCGGTCGTCGCCGAGATCCTGGTCGCCGCCATGGGCGCGCAGTGCATGCTGTGGCAGACGTCGCCGGCCGCGACCGAGCTCGAGGTCGTGGTGACCGACTGGCTGCGGCAGGCGCTCGGCCTGCCGGACGGGTTCTCCGGCGTATTGCAGGATTCCGCCTCCACCGCGACGCTCGCCGCCGTGCTGACCATGCGCGAGCGCGCCCTCGGCTTCACCGGCAACCGCACGGGCCTCGCCGACCGGCCGGCGTTACGCGTCTACGCCTCGCGCGAGGTGCACTCGTCCGTCGACAAGGCGGTGTGGATCGCCGGCATCGGCGAGGACAACCTCGTCAAGCTGCCGTCCGGCGGCCCGTCGCGCGCGGTCGACGCCGCGGCGCTGGAGGCGGCGATCGTGGCCGACCGCGACGCCGGCCGGCTGCCCGCCGGCATCGTCTCCTGCGTCGGCGGCACCAGCGTCGGCGGCACCGACGACGTCGCGGCGGTGGCCGACGTCGCGGCCCGCCACGGGCTCTATCTCCACGTCGACGCCGCCTGGGCGGGGTCGGCGATGATCTGCCCGGAGTTCCGGACGTTCTGGACCGGGGTCGAGCGCGCCGACAGCGTCGTCGTCAACCCGCACAAGTGGCTCGGCGCCCAGTTCGAGTGCTCGGCCCACTTCCTGCGCGATCCGGAGAGCCTGGTGCGCACGCTGGCGATCCGGCCGGAATATCTCAAGACCCGCGGCCGCGACGGCGTCGTCAACTTCAGCGAATGGTCCGTGCCGCTCGGCCGGCGCTTCCGCGCGCTCAAGCTGTGGTTCCTGATCCGCGCCCACGGCCTCGAGGGCCTGAGGTCGATCATCCGCGACCACGTCCGCTGGGCGGCGGCGCTGGCGGACGGGATCGCCACCGATCCCGCCTTCGAGTTGGTGACGCCGCCGATGCTGTCGCTGTTCTCGTTCCGCTACCGCGCGCCGGCGAACGTCGATCCCGACCGCTTCACCCTCGACCTCGTCGAGGCGGTCAATCGCGACGGCCGGGTCTACCTGACGCAGACCGCGGTCGACGGCCGCGCCGCGATCCGGTTCCAGGCCGGCGCCTTCGGCACCACCGAGGCCGACGTCCTTTCGGTACACGCGGTCGTCGGAGAGGTCGCCGCCCGGCTCGCGGCGGAGATCGCCGCCGGCGGGCGCTGATCGCACGGCGGTTCGCAAGGCACCCGACGCCCGCGACGGCCCGGCCGAGGGCCGGCACGCCGCGGGCGCGGTGTTCAGACGTGGGGATCGATCTCTCTCGAGTGCATCGGCGGCTGGTCGTCCAGGAACACCTGTGCGTCCTCCCCCCGAAGTCCGAAGGGATCGAGCAGGTGTCCGAACACGGCCATCACCTCGGCCCTGTAATGCGGCACCTCCGGCTCGAAGCGGAAGGTGCTGCGCCGGCGCCAACGCGGCCCGCGCGAACGCGGCCCGAGGCCGGCGAACAGTTTCGACATCGTACGCTTCCCCGTCGCTGCCGACCGACGCCCCGACGGCCGGGAGCCCGCCCCCCGGCAGACCCCTCTTCCGTCGTCGCGCCCGTCTCCCGGCCCATGGCCGGCCCGTCCCCGTGGGTGGCTCTTGCGGACCGGAGACCGTCGCGCCGCGGCAGCGACACTCTAGCGCGGTCCGGGACCCTCCCCACCCCCCATTCGGGTGATGCCGCGTCCGGGAACGGGAAGCGCGGCGGGCGGGACGATCCGCGATCCGCTTACGGGACGGCAGGTGGCGGCAGGCGGCGGGCCGGCGCGGCGGTCAGGCGGCGCGGTCGGCGGACGCGGCGGCGGCGGGGCGGTCGACGTTCGACAGGGCGCGGCGCAGGTCGGCCAGGGGAACCGGCCGGCCGAAGTGGTAGCCCTGCAGCTTCTGGCAACCGGCGGCACGCAGCAGGAGGGCGTGGTCGGCCGTCTCGACACCCTCGGCGGTCACCGCCATGGCGAGGGCGTTGGCGATCGCGACGGTGCCGGACACCAGCGCGGTCGCCTGCGGGTCGGCGCCGACGCGGCCGGCCAGCGACTTGTCGATCTTGATGCGGTCGAAGCCGTAGCGGCGCAGGTAGCCGATGCTCGAATAGCCGGTGCCGAAGTCGTCGAGGGTGATCGAGATGCCCTGGCGCTTCAGCGCCGCGATCGCCGCGACGGCGCGGTCGGGATGCTCGATCAGGTAGCCCTCGGTCACCTCGAGTTCGAGGCGCGACGGCGGGAAGTCGACCTCCGCCAGCACCTCGGCGACGTTGTACTCGAAGTTGGGGTCGCGGAACTGCGCCGGCGAAACGTTGACGCTGACGGAGAGGTCGTGGAGGTCGCGCAGGTCCTCGCAGGCGCGCCGCAGCACGAACAGGCCGAGCTGGTGGATCAGGCCCGAGGATTCCGCGACGGCGATGAACACGTCCGGCCCGAGCTGGCCCTCCTCGCGGCCCGGCCAGCGCACCAGCGCCTCGACCGCGCCGACCCGTCCGGTCGCCGCCTCGACGATCGGCTGGTAGTGCACCGCGAACTCGCCGCGGTCGAGACCGCCGCGGATGCCCTCCTCGATGGTCTGGCGCATGTTGCGTTCGTGGTCGAACTCGGCCTCGAACTGGGCCATGCGGTTGCCGCCCTTGAGCTTGGCCTCGTACATGGCGACGTCGGCGCGGCGGAACAGCTCGGTGCCGTCGCACTCGCCGGGATTGCCGACGGCGATGCCGATGCTGGCGCCGATCTGGATGCGGCGTTCGCCGATCGTCAGCGGCTGGCCGAGCAGCAACAGCACGTCGGAGGCGAATTCGACCGCTTCGCGCCGCGCCATCCGGGAGGCGAACACCGCGGCGAACTCGTCGCCGCCGAGACGGGCGAGCATGCCGTCGCCGCGCAGCATGCCGAGGCCGGTCGAGACCATGCGGATCAGGACGTCGCCGGTGCCGTGGCCGTAGGTGTCGTTGACGTCCTTGAAGCCGTCGAGGTCGACGAACACGATGACCGCCTGCGCATCCTCGCCGGGCGGCCGGCTCAGCACCTCCTCGAGGTGCTCGGTCACCGCCCGGCGGTTCGGCAAGCCGGAGAGGCCGTCGGTCAGCGCCGCCCGACGCGCCTTCTGCTCCTCGCGCGAGAGCCGCTGCAATCCGTAGCCGGCGATCGCCACGAACAGCGCGATCGATACCGTGACCAGGACCAGCGTGTTGCGCACGTGCGGCCAGGCCGCGTCGGTGGCCTCGCGGCCCGGATTGCGCCGCGCCCAGGTGACGGACGCGACCACTTCGCCGGACGGTCCGCGCAGGGCGAGGCGGTCGCCGCGGTCGGCGGGCGTGGCGACGCGAAGATCGTCGATCAGGAAGGTGGTGGCGAGCTCGCCGAGCAGGGCGGCGTCGACGTGGCGCACGAACACAAGGGCGCGCCCGCCGCCGGCGCTCTCGATCTCCCGTTCGGTGCTCGGCCGGATCCGCGCCGCGGCGGCGACGGCGAGACCGTCCGGCATGGCGACGAATGCGGCGCCGCGCTCGGCGCCGTCGTCGGCGGTCACCGCCGCCCGGCGCGTCGCCATGGCCGCCAGGGTGGTTCCGAGCAGTTCGGCGCCGGCACCGGTGACCGCGCGACCGCCGGTGTGGCCCCAGGCGACGCGCCCGGCCTCGTCGACCACGTAGACGGCATCG includes:
- a CDS encoding pyridoxal phosphate-dependent decarboxylase family protein, translating into MDEKDLSHFAERAARWGADYRAGLGERPVRPPLEPGAVARQVAPVPPETGEAMETILADFERVIVPGMTHWQHPRFFAYFPANAAPASVVAEILVAAMGAQCMLWQTSPAATELEVVVTDWLRQALGLPDGFSGVLQDSASTATLAAVLTMRERALGFTGNRTGLADRPALRVYASREVHSSVDKAVWIAGIGEDNLVKLPSGGPSRAVDAAALEAAIVADRDAGRLPAGIVSCVGGTSVGGTDDVAAVADVAARHGLYLHVDAAWAGSAMICPEFRTFWTGVERADSVVVNPHKWLGAQFECSAHFLRDPESLVRTLAIRPEYLKTRGRDGVVNFSEWSVPLGRRFRALKLWFLIRAHGLEGLRSIIRDHVRWAAALADGIATDPAFELVTPPMLSLFSFRYRAPANVDPDRFTLDLVEAVNRDGRVYLTQTAVDGRAAIRFQAGAFGTTEADVLSVHAVVGEVAARLAAEIAAGGR
- a CDS encoding putative bifunctional diguanylate cyclase/phosphodiesterase, producing MARLAGSKAAFGTVLVGGVVFFLCILAFLEQLLGAVSVQADAIDARRTFETVGAAIAATEDKLAYLAADNAYWDDAVHHAGAAVPDTDWLYATWGAVAGPEGGYDAVYVVDEAGRVAWGHTGGRAVTGAGAELLGTTLAAMATRRAAVTADDGAERGAAFVAMPDGLAVAAAARIRPSTEREIESAGGGRALVFVRHVDAALLGELATTFLIDDLRVATPADRGDRLALRGPSGEVVASVTWARRNPGREATDAAWPHVRNTLVLVTVSIALFVAIAGYGLQRLSREEQKARRAALTDGLSGLPNRRAVTEHLEEVLSRPPGEDAQAVIVFVDLDGFKDVNDTYGHGTGDVLIRMVSTGLGMLRGDGMLARLGGDEFAAVFASRMARREAVEFASDVLLLLGQPLTIGERRIQIGASIGIAVGNPGECDGTELFRRADVAMYEAKLKGGNRMAQFEAEFDHERNMRQTIEEGIRGGLDRGEFAVHYQPIVEAATGRVGAVEALVRWPGREEGQLGPDVFIAVAESSGLIHQLGLFVLRRACEDLRDLHDLSVSVNVSPAQFRDPNFEYNVAEVLAEVDFPPSRLELEVTEGYLIEHPDRAVAAIAALKRQGISITLDDFGTGYSSIGYLRRYGFDRIKIDKSLAGRVGADPQATALVSGTVAIANALAMAVTAEGVETADHALLLRAAGCQKLQGYHFGRPVPLADLRRALSNVDRPAAAASADRAA